The following proteins are encoded in a genomic region of Vibrio spartinae:
- the yggU gene encoding DUF167 family protein YggU, with protein MASVVMPPVCQEGLDIILRLYIQPKASRDNIVGLHGDELKIAITAPPVDGKANAHLVKFLSKQFKVAKSAIEIEKGELGRHKQVRIHSPSQIPQTIQPLLSSH; from the coding sequence ATGGCATCAGTTGTAATGCCCCCCGTCTGTCAGGAAGGGCTGGATATTATCCTCCGGTTATACATCCAGCCCAAAGCCAGTCGTGACAATATTGTGGGGCTACATGGCGATGAACTCAAAATCGCCATTACCGCCCCACCCGTCGATGGCAAAGCCAATGCCCATCTGGTTAAGTTTTTGTCCAAACAGTTTAAAGTCGCGAAAAGTGCAATTGAGATTGAAAAGGGCGAGCTGGGCAGACATAAGCAAGTCCGGATCCACTCCCCGAGCCAAATCCCTCAGACGATCCAGCCATTGTTGTCATCGCACTGA
- a CDS encoding response regulator, translating to MNESIRCSVYHDNISKLAIRRKFQAIFRCYHFSAEQQDYFMLMSAEFVLQLLEAYGECAIDFVFQQEQVTVSCLIPESVESRTLTVPGLAIEQHSQAISWVVPCVANYLPTAFEFEQLAEQLREKSRDELMNELQHKNQQLAQHQVGLEQEIARRTQDLQDSEVFARTIIDGAPSSVVIIDEQGKILLWNQTAEAIYQYQSQDVLGRDCITLLKMVMPGALAAILQPPISIQDQTKVYGEFFEIKTYTKSGVMIPVDLGVTIFVLNDRCQAALFLRDVSARKVVENELYDAREKAEEALKVKSMFLANMSHEIRTPMNAIIGMSHLALKTDLTAKQHDYLSKIHNSASLLLGIINDILDFSKIEAGKLTIENVSFELDDIFHNVSIINGQKAFDKGLELLFSVPRGLPKKLYGDPLRLGQVIINLVNNAVKFTEQGEISVAVREVKRQMEQIQLEFIVSDTGIGMSPEQIEQLFTVFTQADGSTTRKYGGTGLGLSICQRLVELMGGKIRVESKLGQGSHFTFDIWLKADREARTVADGLPNTLDGIRALVVDDNEHALMIMGDMLDVLSHQPILVNHADKALAHIDASIAEGKPIDLVLMDWNMPDMDGVEACRKIRQTVPSEHQPHIVMVTAYDKDELAHVTEELQLSGYLSKPVGQSKLFDLLMTLFGASEHPSHRSSVDHFVRPQDDLTEIRVLLVEDNEINQQIALELMEGWGMDVTVANHGREALSLLAESLNEAAGFDVIFMDLQMPVMDGYEASEHIRRIPAYDDIPLIAMTAHAMVEERERCFGLGMNDHISKPIDPDILLSTIQKWCHAEKPAVVDTPQAQEPAPTDMSTLTQSSSPQLSELSFLDYRNGLMRVAGNEQLYQRLLSQLIDKEHDIVPRIQTALEQAERTEATLMAHTLKGAAANLGLMRLSDIAARIETAIKQEQDDEALAAILREAEEHIAQLIPALCQTLKRLEPTAQQGGALTQAHIAVIEQLASLLAAYDNEAVEYLDEHYPFLKVVLASASFDTCCQSIHDCDFEAASEALRKAVSIYPLDLSTVTGGENG from the coding sequence ATGAATGAATCGATCCGCTGCTCTGTCTATCACGACAATATCAGTAAACTGGCGATTCGACGTAAATTTCAGGCGATCTTCCGTTGTTACCATTTTAGTGCTGAACAGCAGGATTATTTCATGCTGATGAGTGCTGAATTCGTGTTGCAGTTGCTTGAGGCTTACGGGGAGTGTGCCATTGATTTTGTTTTTCAGCAGGAGCAGGTTACGGTGAGCTGTTTGATTCCTGAATCGGTTGAATCAAGAACATTAACCGTCCCCGGGCTGGCGATTGAACAACATAGTCAGGCGATCAGTTGGGTGGTTCCATGTGTTGCCAATTATCTGCCGACAGCGTTTGAATTCGAACAATTGGCAGAGCAGTTACGCGAGAAAAGTCGTGATGAGCTGATGAATGAATTGCAGCATAAAAATCAGCAACTGGCACAACATCAGGTTGGATTAGAGCAAGAAATCGCACGACGAACTCAGGATTTACAAGACAGTGAAGTTTTTGCCCGGACGATTATTGACGGTGCACCATCGAGCGTGGTGATTATCGATGAGCAGGGCAAAATTCTGCTATGGAATCAAACGGCTGAAGCGATTTATCAATATCAGAGCCAAGATGTCTTAGGGCGGGATTGTATCACATTGTTGAAGATGGTGATGCCGGGGGCATTGGCAGCGATCTTACAGCCCCCCATCTCCATTCAAGATCAGACCAAAGTGTATGGTGAGTTTTTTGAGATTAAAACGTATACCAAGTCTGGTGTGATGATTCCGGTGGATTTAGGGGTGACGATTTTTGTCCTCAATGACCGCTGTCAGGCGGCTTTATTTTTACGTGATGTTTCTGCGCGTAAGGTTGTCGAAAATGAGTTGTATGATGCACGTGAAAAGGCAGAAGAGGCACTGAAGGTTAAATCGATGTTTCTGGCCAATATGAGCCATGAAATCAGAACTCCGATGAACGCCATTATCGGCATGTCTCACTTGGCTTTAAAGACCGACTTAACGGCCAAACAACATGATTATCTGTCTAAAATTCATAATTCCGCCTCACTCTTATTGGGGATTATCAATGATATTCTCGATTTCAGTAAAATTGAGGCCGGAAAGCTGACGATTGAGAATGTCAGTTTTGAACTGGACGATATTTTTCATAATGTATCCATAATTAATGGGCAGAAAGCATTTGATAAAGGGTTAGAACTGCTGTTTTCCGTACCGCGAGGGTTGCCGAAAAAGTTGTATGGTGATCCGCTACGATTGGGGCAGGTAATTATTAATTTGGTCAACAATGCGGTGAAATTTACTGAACAGGGGGAGATTTCAGTTGCTGTGAGAGAAGTGAAGCGCCAAATGGAGCAAATTCAGTTGGAGTTCATCGTTTCAGATACAGGGATTGGCATGAGCCCTGAGCAGATAGAACAATTATTCACCGTATTTACTCAGGCTGACGGCAGTACGACTCGTAAGTATGGCGGTACAGGATTGGGGCTGTCTATCTGTCAGCGTTTGGTTGAGTTGATGGGCGGTAAGATTCGGGTTGAAAGTAAGTTGGGTCAAGGGAGCCACTTTACTTTTGATATCTGGCTGAAAGCTGACCGGGAGGCCCGGACTGTTGCTGATGGGTTGCCCAATACACTGGATGGTATTCGGGCACTGGTCGTTGATGACAATGAACATGCCTTAATGATTATGGGTGATATGCTCGATGTACTATCGCATCAACCGATATTAGTGAATCATGCTGATAAAGCGCTGGCACATATTGATGCCTCGATAGCAGAAGGGAAACCGATCGATCTGGTCTTGATGGACTGGAATATGCCTGATATGGATGGGGTTGAGGCCTGCCGCAAGATTCGCCAGACGGTGCCGTCAGAACATCAGCCTCATATTGTTATGGTGACCGCTTATGATAAAGATGAACTTGCCCATGTCACCGAAGAGCTGCAATTATCCGGTTATTTATCTAAGCCTGTCGGGCAATCGAAACTGTTTGATTTATTGATGACGTTGTTTGGGGCTTCAGAACATCCATCCCATCGTTCATCGGTGGATCATTTTGTCAGACCTCAGGATGATCTGACCGAGATTCGGGTGTTGTTGGTTGAGGATAATGAAATCAACCAACAGATTGCACTGGAGTTGATGGAAGGATGGGGAATGGATGTGACGGTTGCGAATCATGGTCGGGAAGCGCTCTCGCTGCTTGCTGAGTCTCTGAATGAGGCGGCAGGGTTTGATGTGATCTTTATGGATCTGCAAATGCCGGTGATGGATGGCTATGAAGCCAGTGAGCATATTCGTCGTATTCCCGCTTACGATGATATTCCTCTGATTGCGATGACGGCTCATGCGATGGTTGAGGAGCGGGAGCGTTGTTTTGGTTTGGGGATGAATGATCATATTTCTAAGCCGATTGATCCGGATATCCTGTTGAGTACCATTCAAAAGTGGTGTCATGCCGAAAAGCCTGCTGTGGTTGATACCCCGCAGGCGCAAGAGCCAGCGCCGACTGACATGTCCACTTTAACACAATCATCCTCGCCTCAGCTCAGTGAACTCTCTTTTCTGGATTACCGCAACGGGCTTATGAGAGTGGCTGGCAATGAGCAGCTTTATCAGCGGTTGCTCTCTCAGTTGATTGATAAAGAGCATGATATCGTTCCTCGTATTCAAACTGCGTTAGAGCAAGCGGAGCGGACGGAAGCGACGCTGATGGCGCATACCTTGAAAGGAGCAGCCGCGAACCTTGGGCTGATGCGACTTTCCGATATTGCAGCCCGGATTGAAACTGCCATTAAGCAAGAACAAGATGATGAGGCGCTGGCTGCGATATTGCGTGAAGCTGAAGAACACATCGCACAGTTGATTCCTGCACTATGTCAGACACTCAAGCGTCTGGAGCCGACAGCGCAGCAGGGTGGGGCTCTGACACAAGCTCACATCGCGGTAATTGAGCAGTTAGCATCTCTTTTAGCAGCATATGATAATGAGGCGGTTGAGTATCTTGATGAGCATTATCCGTTCCTCAAAGTGGTACTCGCTTCCGCGTCATTTGACACTTGTTGTCAGTCTATTCATGACTGTGATTTCGAAGCGGCAAGTGAAGCGCTCAGAAAAGCAGTCAGTATTTATCCACTTGACCTTTCGACAGTGACAGGGGGAGAGAATGGATGA
- a CDS encoding UbiD family decarboxylase — MQHMKDLRQYIEKLEQLEDIRHVDRAVDPHLEMAAITRRGYDLHAPAPLFSNILGTDKGMRAMGAPAAISSVAGKPAARVALSVGLSEDASWQEIVECLATSTKAEGIPPNIVTTAPCKQNILHGADASLDRFPIPYLHEGDGGPYCNTWGTIVARTPDGKWTNWSIARIQKLDAHRMTGLIMLPQHIACIWEEWRKIGKPMPYALVQGCEPALPIVSSMPLDDYENESDYLGGHFGEAIDVVRCETIDLDVPASAEIVIEGHISIERESEEGPFGEYPGYMVTETSMQPTYHVECITYRDGAIWPFVPEGRPIDEFHTAVGVAMSAEALSMLREADLPVTTVWSPLETANHWLFVTVPFDWRDKLPGVSSEAFAHQIAQKIWQTKYGSNCPVIYVLDDDIDPTNPADYLWALPTRTHPTKRRVIDHGPILPLLACYTDEECQEHTGDRVVHDCLQPAPNRGRLRHSSFEGAYPEEIQARVIELWDQ; from the coding sequence ATGCAACACATGAAAGACCTTCGTCAATATATTGAAAAACTGGAACAACTCGAAGATATCCGTCACGTTGACAGAGCTGTTGACCCCCATCTTGAAATGGCTGCCATTACACGACGTGGCTATGATCTTCACGCCCCCGCCCCACTATTTAGCAATATTCTTGGTACCGATAAAGGCATGAGAGCGATGGGTGCACCAGCGGCAATCAGCTCAGTCGCAGGGAAACCGGCTGCGCGCGTTGCCCTCTCTGTCGGATTGTCTGAAGATGCTTCGTGGCAAGAGATTGTCGAATGTCTGGCGACATCAACCAAAGCAGAAGGCATTCCACCGAATATCGTCACAACCGCGCCCTGTAAACAGAATATTCTGCATGGCGCCGATGCGAGCCTTGACCGATTCCCGATTCCTTATCTTCATGAAGGTGACGGTGGTCCCTACTGCAATACATGGGGCACCATTGTGGCGCGGACACCTGATGGCAAATGGACCAACTGGTCGATCGCCAGAATCCAGAAATTAGATGCGCATCGTATGACTGGGCTGATTATGCTGCCACAACACATTGCTTGTATATGGGAAGAATGGCGTAAAATTGGCAAACCGATGCCTTATGCATTAGTACAGGGGTGTGAACCTGCCTTACCTATCGTCTCATCAATGCCACTCGATGATTACGAAAATGAAAGTGACTACCTTGGGGGACACTTTGGCGAGGCGATTGATGTCGTGCGGTGCGAGACTATCGATCTTGACGTTCCGGCAAGTGCTGAAATCGTCATTGAAGGGCATATTTCTATCGAACGTGAAAGTGAAGAAGGCCCATTTGGTGAGTATCCCGGTTATATGGTGACCGAAACCAGTATGCAGCCGACCTATCATGTTGAATGTATTACTTATCGTGATGGTGCAATCTGGCCATTCGTCCCGGAAGGCCGCCCGATTGACGAATTCCATACCGCTGTCGGGGTCGCGATGAGTGCAGAAGCACTTTCAATGCTGCGTGAAGCCGATTTACCGGTGACGACCGTCTGGTCACCGCTGGAAACAGCCAACCATTGGTTATTTGTCACCGTCCCCTTTGACTGGCGTGACAAGCTGCCCGGAGTGAGCAGTGAAGCATTTGCCCATCAAATCGCACAAAAGATCTGGCAAACGAAGTACGGGTCAAACTGTCCGGTTATCTATGTGCTGGATGATGATATTGATCCGACCAATCCGGCCGATTACCTCTGGGCACTGCCGACACGGACCCATCCCACCAAACGTCGTGTGATTGATCATGGCCCGATCCTGCCATTGCTAGCCTGTTATACCGATGAAGAGTGTCAGGAACATACCGGAGATCGTGTGGTGCATGACTGCCTGCAACCCGCGCCGAACCGCGGACGCCTGCGCCATAGTTCATTCGAAGGCGCTTATCCGGAAGAGATTCAAGCGCGAGTGATCGAGCTATGGGATCAATAA
- a CDS encoding YggT family protein — MNSMSFLISTLFNLYIMVVLMRLWLQAARADFYNPFSQFVVKATQPVVGPLRRIIPSIGNIDLATVLFAYVLCVLKFTILVMIASGGAAGFNTYFLFLGLLALIKAAGGLLFWVLLIRAILSWVSQGRSPIEYVFIQVTEPFLMPIRKILPDLGGIDLSVLIVFILLQFINIMVGDFIGPVWHQL, encoded by the coding sequence ATGAATTCAATGAGTTTTCTAATCTCTACCCTGTTTAACCTGTACATCATGGTCGTACTGATGCGTCTCTGGCTTCAGGCCGCGCGCGCAGATTTTTATAATCCGTTTTCCCAGTTTGTGGTGAAAGCAACGCAACCGGTCGTCGGTCCACTACGCCGTATTATTCCGTCAATCGGCAACATTGATCTGGCAACGGTATTATTTGCCTACGTGTTGTGTGTCCTGAAATTTACCATCCTGGTGATGATCGCTTCCGGTGGTGCGGCAGGATTCAATACCTACTTTTTATTCTTGGGGCTACTTGCACTGATAAAAGCGGCGGGCGGATTGTTGTTCTGGGTATTGTTGATTCGTGCAATTCTGAGCTGGGTCAGTCAAGGCAGAAGCCCGATAGAATACGTCTTCATTCAAGTGACCGAACCTTTCCTGATGCCAATCAGAAAAATCTTGCCCGATTTAGGGGGCATTGATTTGAGCGTGCTGATCGTCTTCATTTTGTTGCAGTTTATCAACATCATGGTCGGTGACTTTATCGGTCCGGTATGGCATCAGTTGTAA
- the proC gene encoding pyrroline-5-carboxylate reductase — MEQRQIAFIGAGNMAKAIIAGLVGNGYPATQITATAPSDRHLLPLANDYGIRTSHDNHQVVQQADVIILAVKPQLMADVCRHFQDIDLSQKLVISIAAGITCQRLSDMLDTPNLNLIRVMPNTPSLINQGMSGLFASASVTETDQAFTTELFQSVGEVCWINHESQINGIIAAAGSAPAYFFLFMEAMQKEAIAQGFDAETARLLVQQSAVGAAAMVTANPDTDFTALREQVTSKGGTTAEAIRTFNEHDLAEMVAQAMQAAVQRAEAMEKQF, encoded by the coding sequence ATGGAACAAAGACAGATCGCCTTCATCGGTGCCGGCAACATGGCAAAAGCGATCATTGCAGGATTAGTCGGCAACGGATATCCCGCGACACAAATCACAGCAACAGCACCGTCAGACCGGCATTTGTTACCACTGGCGAATGATTATGGTATTCGGACATCACACGATAACCATCAAGTCGTCCAGCAAGCAGATGTGATCATTCTTGCAGTGAAGCCTCAATTGATGGCTGATGTTTGCCGTCATTTTCAGGATATTGATCTGTCCCAAAAGCTAGTGATTTCAATCGCTGCCGGCATCACTTGTCAGCGTTTAAGTGATATGCTCGACACGCCGAATCTCAACCTGATTCGGGTGATGCCCAATACGCCATCTCTGATCAATCAAGGTATGAGCGGGTTATTTGCCAGCGCATCAGTGACGGAAACGGATCAGGCATTTACCACCGAACTGTTTCAATCCGTCGGAGAGGTTTGTTGGATCAATCATGAATCTCAGATAAATGGGATTATTGCCGCAGCCGGTAGTGCACCCGCTTATTTTTTCCTATTCATGGAAGCGATGCAAAAAGAGGCGATTGCCCAAGGATTTGATGCCGAGACAGCCCGCCTGCTGGTTCAACAAAGTGCGGTGGGAGCCGCGGCAATGGTCACAGCAAATCCGGACACCGACTTCACCGCACTCAGGGAACAGGTTACATCAAAAGGCGGGACGACAGCTGAAGCAATCCGGACCTTCAATGAACATGATCTCGCTGAAATGGTTGCACAAGCCATGCAAGCTGCGGTACAACGTGCCGAAGCGATGGAAAAACAATTTTAA
- a CDS encoding response regulator: MDDAKDTVLIVDDNAENRALLGEVLKPYFHILITTRGEQAIRVCQKHLPDIVLLDIMMPEMDGYEVCRRLKSDERTQAIPVIFLTAKSQIADEQQGFDVGAVDYILKPISPPILLARVHTHLRLKQAMSDLASQNYILEERVRERTHHLESLQNATIEAMASLAETRDNETGNHIRRTQRYIKYLAEELVRQGLYVEQLSPETIENLFKSAPLHDIGKVGIPDAILLKAGQLTEDEFEIMKTHTEIGRNVIVSVESAIDFKCDFLQFAKEIAMSHQEKWDGTGYPQGLKAYEIPLSARLMALADVYDALISERVYKPAFTHKKAVSIIKKGQGTHFEPAIVAAFLAIEQQFKETARTYRDEGFHEASFPSGNQNKG; encoded by the coding sequence ATGGATGATGCAAAAGATACGGTATTAATTGTTGATGACAATGCCGAGAATCGTGCTTTGCTAGGCGAAGTTTTAAAGCCTTATTTTCATATTTTAATTACAACAAGAGGTGAACAGGCGATAAGAGTGTGTCAGAAACATCTTCCTGATATCGTTTTGCTCGATATCATGATGCCGGAAATGGATGGCTATGAAGTGTGTCGCCGTCTGAAATCTGATGAGCGAACCCAAGCGATTCCGGTGATCTTTCTGACGGCAAAATCGCAGATAGCAGATGAGCAACAAGGGTTTGATGTGGGTGCCGTTGACTATATTCTTAAACCGATCAGTCCCCCGATCCTGCTTGCCAGAGTACATACGCATCTGCGTCTGAAACAGGCGATGTCAGATCTTGCGAGCCAAAACTATATTCTGGAAGAACGGGTTCGGGAGCGAACCCATCATTTGGAAAGCTTGCAGAATGCAACGATTGAAGCGATGGCCTCGCTGGCAGAAACCCGAGATAATGAAACCGGTAATCACATCCGTAGGACCCAGCGTTATATCAAATATCTGGCGGAAGAACTCGTCCGGCAGGGGCTCTATGTAGAACAGTTGTCCCCTGAGACGATTGAGAATTTGTTTAAATCTGCACCTTTACATGACATCGGTAAAGTGGGCATCCCTGATGCGATTCTTCTGAAGGCTGGTCAATTGACTGAAGATGAATTCGAGATAATGAAAACACATACTGAGATTGGGCGTAATGTGATTGTTTCTGTGGAGTCTGCGATTGATTTCAAATGTGATTTTCTGCAATTTGCCAAGGAAATAGCCATGAGTCACCAGGAAAAATGGGACGGCACGGGTTATCCGCAGGGGCTGAAAGCATATGAAATTCCGCTCAGCGCCCGTTTGATGGCGCTCGCTGATGTTTATGATGCACTGATTTCTGAACGGGTCTACAAACCGGCATTTACCCATAAGAAAGCGGTCAGCATCATCAAAAAAGGACAAGGGACACATTTTGAACCTGCAATAGTGGCGGCTTTTCTGGCCATTGAACAGCAGTTTAAGGAGACCGCCCGAACCTACAGAGATGAAGGGTTCCATGAAGCCTCTTTTCCGTCCGGTAACCAAAATAAAGGCTGA